One Glycine max cultivar Williams 82 chromosome 4, Glycine_max_v4.0, whole genome shotgun sequence DNA segment encodes these proteins:
- the LOC100802055 gene encoding dnaJ homolog subfamily B member 14 — MKTSRAEAERLLAIGEKLLQSRDLSSSRDFAILAQEAEPLLEGSDQILAIVEVLLAAEKPITNDHLDWYAILQVDRTCQDLDLIKKQYRRLGLLLHPDKNPFSLADHAFKLVSDAWAVLSDPVQKAIYDRDVAGSVEPESFWTACPYCYFLYEYPAVCEGCCLRCQNCERSFHGLSIPSLPPLVPGQEAYYCNWGCLPMGFVFGNLGSDGPGPGPGPMVENGPTAVAVSNGVNVASRKRGRPRKGV; from the coding sequence atgaaaacaagcAGAGCCGAAGCGGAACGCTTGCTAGCGATCGGCGAGAAGCTGCTTCAGAGCCGCGATCTGAGCAGCTCGCGCGACTTCGCCATCCTCGCCCAGGAAGCCGAGCCGCTCCTCGAAGGCTCCGACCAGATCCTGGCCATCGTCGAAGTCCTCCTCGCCGCCGAGAAGCCAATCACCAACGACCACCTCGATTGGTACGCTATTCTCCAGGTCGATCGCACGTGCCAGGACCTCGATCTCATCAAAAAACAGTACCGTAGACTCGGTCTTCTTCTTCACCCCGACAAGAACCCTTTCTCCCTCGCCGACCACGCCTTCAAGCTCGTCTCCGATGCCTGGGCCGTGCTTTCCGACCCGGTCCAGAAAGCGATTTATGACAGGGACGTGGCCGGTTCGGTCGAACCGGAGAGCTTCTGGACCGCGTGTCCGTACTGTTATTTTCTCTACGAGTACCCTGCGGTTTGCGAGGGGTGCTGCCTGAGGTGCCAGAATTGCGAGAGGTCCTTCCATGGGCTTTCGATTCCCTCGCTGCCGCCGCTCGTGCCGGGCCAGGAGGCCTATTATTGTAACTGGGGCTGCTTGCCCATGGGCTTTGTGTTTGGGAATTTGGGCTCCGATGGGCCTGGGCCTGGACCTGGGCCTATGGTCGAGAATGGACCTACTGCGGTGGCGGTTTCGAATGGGGTTAACGTTGCTTCGCGGAAGCGTGGAAGGCCGCGAAAGGGGGTTTGA